The Bicyclus anynana chromosome 4, ilBicAnyn1.1, whole genome shotgun sequence genome window below encodes:
- the LOC112053657 gene encoding cytochrome P450 6B1-like, with translation MLLLFLLLSIVLSILLLITINTKRNYWKKRGIKQIDSDAWHFLLGKCALFEVYKKIYDNHPDEDCVGTFVGYKPVLILKSLEDIQAVLQGDFQSFYGRGYKTNPRDTLADNLLLMDDYARWRLVRQKMTPMFTASKLKNMFPMIERCASDFVQYIKMNQQTRDNLFEELHTYFSASISASVFGINCNSENIMINPIIDMGWNSAQSLLSFNVKFALSNLFPDLFNYLNLKTFGDKRFIVKLFKKVLNNRRSVKARGHDFIQACLELQNEGMMKDTLSGFEITATDELLAAQAFSFFIAGVDTSANMINFTLVELSKNPVILKRLQYEIDMIFDNCKEQITYEDILKMEYLEMVIHESMRMYPPIALMQRMCTKDTVLPGAKIKIEKNTFVIVPIYGIHRDEKYFPDPDVFDPERFNPDNISKLVKLSYMPFGEGNRMCIGARFAHLQIKTGLAWLLRRYTLKGYNYTSECFEPNFFGIRDSKARYDLMARSEV, from the exons ATGttgctattatttttacttCTATCAATAGTTCTATCAATATTATTGTTGATAACCATAAATACAAAGAGGAATTATTGGAAAAAGCGGGGCATTAAGCAAATAGATTCGGACGCCTGGCATTTCTTGTTGGGCAAATGCGCTTTATTcgaagtatataaaaaaatatatgacaatcATCCTGACGAAGATTGCGTTGGAACGTTCGTGGGATATAAGCCAGTGttgattttaaaaagcttgGAAGACATACAAGCAGTTTTACAAGGTGACTTTCAAAGTTTTTACGGTCGTGGATATAAAACGAATCCTAGAGACACTTTGGCGGACAATCTGCTTTTGATGGATGATTACGCCCGGTGGAGGCTGGTGAGACAAAAAATGACGCCAATGTTCActgcgtcaaaattaaaaaatatgtttcccATGATAGAACGGTGTGCGTCGGATTTCGTCCAGTATATTAAAATGAATCAACAAACTAGAGACAACCTTTTTGAAGAGCTCCACACGTATTTTTCAGCTTCGATCAGTGCATCTGTGTTTGGTATTAATTGTAATtctgaaaatattatgataaatccAATAATAGATATGGGCTGGAACTCTGCCCAATCACTATTAAGCTTTAACGTTAAGTTCGCATTATCAAATCTGTTTCCAGATTTGTtcaattatcttaatttaaagACATTTGGTGATAAACGAttcattgttaaattatttaaaaaagtgctAAACAATCGTCGTTCTGTGAAAGCAAGGGGTCACGATTTCATACAAGCGTGTTTAGAATTACAAAATGAGGGTATGATGAAGGATACCTTGAGTGGTTTTGAAATAACTGCTACAGATGAACTGTTGGCAGCACAAGCATTTTCTTTCTTCATAGCTGGAGTGGATACATCTGCTAATATGATAAACTTTACTCTAGTAGAACTTTCTAAGAACCCAGTAATTTTGAAGCGTCTGCAATATGAAATAGATATGATTTTCGATAattgtaaagaacaaattaCATATGAGGATATACTAAAAATGGAATATTTAGAAATGGTTATACATGAATCGATGAGAATGTATCCGCCTATAGCATTAATGCAAAGAATGTGTACGAAGGATACAGTTCTGCCTggtgccaaaattaaaatagaaaaaaatacgtttgtCATCGTACCAATTTATGGAATACACcgagatgaaaaatattttcccgATCCCGACGTGTTTGACCCAGAAAGATTTAATCCAGataatatatcaaaattagtgaaACTTAGTTACATGCCATTCGGAGAAGGAAATCGTATGTGTATAG gAGCCAGATTCGCACATCTGCAAATTAAGACAGGACTGGCGTGGTTGTTACGAAGATATACATTGAAAGGATACAATTACACCTCGGAATGCTTTGAACCGAATTTCTTTGGGATCCGAGATTCAAAGGCGCGTTACGACTTGATGGCTAGAAGTGAAGTGTAA